The Urbifossiella limnaea genome has a window encoding:
- a CDS encoding DEAD/DEAH box helicase, whose product MDRSELATKYLDQLPYPPYPVQEEALLSWFTAEQGVLVCAPTGTGKTLIAQAALFEALHTNTVAYYTTPLIALTEQKFAEMQAAAVRWGFKAEDVGLVTGNRRVNPNARVLVVVAEILLNRLLHQDGFDFSHVSGVVMDEFHSFADPERGIVWELSLNMLPKHVRLLLLSATVGNAVEFINWLDRCHGRKVELVEGRERKIPLTYKWVPDQFLNELVVDLAKGDEATRKTPALVFCFNRDECWSVAEQLKGLDLMTATQKSALNKEVDLLEWPQGVGPKLKQMLRRGVGVHHAGLLPKYRRVVEDLFEKKLLSVALCTETLAAGINLPARSVVLSSLMKGPFGKEKVIDPSTAHQIFGRAGRPQYDTEGFVYAFPHEDDVRIVRWKQQYDQIPETTKDPGLMKAKKALLKKKPSRNQQRKYWGEGDFERLKAAPPARLYSKGPLPWRLLAYLLKVSPEVEKIRTVVRKRLLDQPRVEAGMKQLTRMLRTLHDHGFVVLDPPPPAEEGGRKQETGEKKSGLVIDIKVGEPTTVSAVPATPEYVPVTATPTPALDTLLVFRACHPLYGAYLINTLATATPEERLQAFESVLELPKPLLRYVRVPWEMPEGPLQTEVLNPELIARGLMVAKPPKQDGDEDEDEYIPWDERPPVFAQKLRLLFDAKYPEVGDFATEGVWAAGEILIGFGGNFNLYVTSRELTKQEGLIFRHLLRLILLLEEFQQLTPPGVEAATWQAELKDLADRLTETCRVVDPTSTEQAIKKAHAADVVEGEVHAAVQVIHTAQTTAEADAFAEGLTD is encoded by the coding sequence GTGGACCGCAGCGAACTGGCGACGAAGTACCTCGACCAGCTCCCCTACCCGCCCTACCCCGTCCAGGAAGAAGCCCTCCTGTCGTGGTTCACCGCCGAGCAGGGCGTGCTCGTCTGCGCCCCCACCGGCACCGGCAAAACGCTCATCGCCCAGGCGGCGCTGTTCGAGGCGCTCCACACCAACACCGTCGCCTACTACACCACGCCGCTCATTGCCCTCACCGAGCAAAAGTTCGCCGAGATGCAGGCGGCCGCCGTCCGCTGGGGGTTCAAGGCCGAGGACGTGGGCCTCGTCACCGGCAACCGCCGCGTCAACCCGAACGCCCGCGTGCTGGTCGTCGTCGCCGAGATTCTGCTGAACCGGTTGCTGCACCAGGACGGGTTCGACTTCTCGCACGTGTCCGGCGTGGTGATGGACGAGTTCCACAGCTTCGCCGACCCCGAGCGCGGCATCGTCTGGGAGCTGTCGCTGAACATGCTCCCGAAGCACGTCCGGCTGCTGCTCCTCTCCGCGACCGTCGGCAACGCCGTCGAGTTCATCAACTGGCTCGACCGCTGTCACGGCCGAAAGGTCGAACTGGTCGAGGGCCGCGAGCGGAAGATTCCCCTGACGTACAAGTGGGTGCCCGACCAGTTCCTGAACGAACTCGTCGTCGATCTCGCCAAGGGCGACGAGGCGACGCGGAAGACGCCGGCGCTGGTGTTCTGCTTCAACCGCGACGAGTGCTGGAGCGTGGCCGAGCAGTTGAAGGGGCTCGACCTGATGACCGCCACGCAGAAGTCGGCGCTGAACAAGGAGGTCGATCTGCTCGAGTGGCCGCAGGGCGTGGGCCCGAAGCTCAAGCAGATGCTCCGCCGCGGCGTCGGCGTCCACCACGCAGGCCTGCTGCCGAAGTACCGCCGCGTCGTCGAAGACTTGTTCGAGAAGAAGCTGCTGTCCGTCGCGCTCTGCACCGAGACGCTGGCCGCGGGGATCAACCTGCCGGCGCGGTCGGTGGTGCTGTCAAGTTTGATGAAGGGGCCGTTCGGCAAGGAGAAGGTGATCGACCCCAGCACGGCACACCAGATCTTCGGCCGCGCCGGCCGCCCGCAGTACGACACCGAAGGCTTCGTGTACGCCTTCCCGCACGAGGACGACGTGCGCATCGTGCGCTGGAAGCAGCAGTACGACCAGATTCCCGAGACGACCAAAGACCCCGGCCTGATGAAGGCCAAGAAGGCGCTGTTGAAGAAGAAGCCGAGCCGCAACCAGCAGCGAAAGTACTGGGGGGAAGGCGACTTCGAGCGCCTCAAGGCGGCGCCGCCGGCCCGGCTCTACAGCAAGGGGCCGCTACCGTGGCGGCTGCTGGCGTACCTGCTGAAGGTGTCGCCGGAGGTGGAGAAGATTCGCACCGTCGTCCGCAAACGGCTGCTGGACCAGCCGCGCGTCGAAGCGGGGATGAAGCAGCTGACGCGGATGCTGCGGACGCTCCACGACCACGGGTTCGTGGTGCTCGACCCGCCGCCGCCTGCGGAGGAAGGGGGCAGGAAACAGGAGACAGGTGAGAAGAAGAGCGGGCTCGTGATCGACATCAAGGTCGGCGAGCCGACCACCGTTTCGGCGGTCCCCGCGACGCCGGAGTACGTTCCCGTTACCGCCACGCCGACGCCTGCGCTCGACACGCTGCTGGTGTTTCGGGCCTGCCACCCGCTGTACGGCGCGTACCTCATCAACACCCTCGCCACGGCCACGCCCGAAGAACGCCTTCAGGCCTTCGAGAGCGTGCTGGAACTGCCGAAGCCGCTGCTGCGGTACGTCCGCGTGCCGTGGGAAATGCCCGAGGGGCCGCTGCAAACCGAGGTGCTGAACCCCGAACTGATCGCCCGCGGGCTGATGGTGGCGAAGCCGCCGAAGCAGGACGGCGACGAGGACGAAGACGAGTACATCCCGTGGGACGAGCGGCCGCCGGTGTTCGCCCAGAAGCTGCGATTGCTGTTCGACGCCAAGTATCCCGAGGTCGGCGACTTCGCCACCGAGGGCGTGTGGGCCGCGGGCGAAATCCTGATCGGCTTCGGCGGCAACTTCAACCTGTACGTCACGAGCCGGGAGCTGACCAAACAGGAAGGGCTGATCTTCCGCCACCTGCTGCGGCTGATCCTGCTACTGGAGGAGTTCCAGCAACTGACGCCACCTGGCGTCGAGGCCGCGACGTGGCAGGCCGAGTTGAAAGACCTCGCCGACCGGCTGACGGAGACGTGCCGCGTAGTGGACCCGACGAGCACCGAGCAGGCGATCAAGAAGGCTCACGCCGCCGACGTGGTGGAGGGCGAAGTTCACGCCGCAGTGCAGGTGATTCACACCGCGCAGACGACCGCCGAGGCCGACGCCTTCGCGGAAGGCCTCACCGACTGA
- the purU gene encoding formyltetrahydrofolate deformylase: MKNTAVLLVTCPDRKGIVAGVSDFLYRHDANILHADQHQDAERGLFLMRVEWELPGFTLDLAEFPRRFAPIADRFDMRWRLERSDQPVRVALFVSKYDHCLMDLLYRHRTGELTCDIPLIVANHPDAERWAKFYDVPFHVIPVPAGAKAEAERQQLALLAEHKIDLVVMARYMQVLSGEFVRAFPHRVINVHHSFLPAFVGAKPYHRAFERGVKLIGATSHYATEDLDEGPIIEQDVVRISHRDGLEDLLEKGRDLEKVVLSRAVRWHIDHRILVYDRKTVIFD, encoded by the coding sequence ATGAAGAACACCGCCGTCCTGCTCGTGACTTGCCCGGACCGCAAGGGGATCGTCGCCGGCGTGAGCGACTTCCTCTACCGGCACGACGCCAACATCCTCCACGCCGACCAGCACCAGGACGCCGAGCGCGGCCTGTTCCTGATGCGCGTCGAGTGGGAGTTGCCCGGCTTCACCCTCGACCTCGCCGAGTTCCCGCGCCGGTTCGCCCCCATCGCCGACCGCTTCGACATGCGCTGGCGGCTGGAGCGCTCCGACCAGCCGGTCCGCGTCGCGCTGTTCGTGTCGAAGTACGACCACTGCCTGATGGACCTGCTGTACCGGCACCGCACCGGCGAACTGACCTGCGACATCCCGCTGATCGTCGCCAACCATCCGGACGCGGAGCGCTGGGCGAAGTTCTACGACGTGCCGTTCCACGTCATCCCCGTCCCCGCCGGAGCGAAAGCCGAGGCCGAGCGGCAGCAACTCGCGCTGCTGGCCGAGCACAAGATCGACCTGGTGGTGATGGCCCGGTACATGCAGGTGCTGTCGGGCGAGTTCGTGCGGGCGTTCCCGCACCGCGTCATCAACGTGCACCACTCGTTCCTGCCGGCGTTCGTCGGGGCCAAACCCTACCACCGCGCCTTCGAGCGCGGCGTGAAGTTGATCGGCGCGACGAGCCACTACGCGACCGAGGACCTGGACGAGGGGCCGATCATCGAGCAGGACGTGGTCCGCATCTCGCACCGCGACGGGCTCGAAGACCTGCTGGAGAAGGGCCGCGACCTGGAGAAAGTCGTGCTGTCCCGCGCCGTGCGGTGGCACATCGACCACCGCATCCTCGTCTACGACCGCAAGACGGTGATCTTCGACTGA
- a CDS encoding purple acid phosphatase family protein, which yields MTSPRSHAVLLAVASLVGLVAVVVAFRQAAPASFPAAASIDSPPAGESPRANPAATYRPTVLPDRVILTFAGDPTNSQAVTWRTDTTVRGPVAELAVATDGPAFEKGWHGYDEKRVTRAAARTEKLTAGGYDALYHSVNFTGLAAKTKYVYRVGDGSNWSEWFQFETAAKEPEPFGFIYFGDAQNGIRSLWSRVARGAYSDMPKARFIVHAGDLVDGGNSDQQWGEWHAAAGWINGMVPSVPAAGNHEYTGPKGLTNHWRPQFTLPEHGPPGLQESCYVIDYQGVRVVVLNSNEKHAEQAEWLEGVLADNPNRWTVLAFHHPVYSPANRDNPTVREAWRKVIDAAPRGVDLVLQGHDHTYGRSGLMREDNTLTGFQVQALRGTVYVVSVSGPKLYTGGDAPWMVRRGNGVQLYQLVRFEGDELVYESRTARGDLYDAFTLQKRPDGGNDLVEGENPPGPDGPSGPYGAAVAATDVGRAAPRDGWSAAAAVVILALVGLAIGWALRAR from the coding sequence ATGACCTCGCCGCGCTCGCACGCCGTCCTGCTGGCCGTCGCGTCCCTCGTGGGGCTCGTCGCCGTCGTCGTCGCCTTCCGGCAGGCCGCGCCGGCATCATTTCCCGCGGCGGCGTCGATCGACTCACCACCGGCGGGCGAGTCGCCGCGCGCGAACCCGGCCGCGACCTACCGGCCGACCGTGCTGCCCGATCGCGTCATCCTCACGTTCGCCGGCGACCCCACGAACTCGCAGGCCGTGACCTGGCGGACGGACACGACCGTGCGCGGCCCGGTCGCCGAACTGGCCGTCGCCACCGACGGGCCGGCGTTCGAAAAGGGCTGGCACGGGTACGACGAGAAGCGCGTGACCCGCGCCGCCGCCCGCACCGAGAAGCTGACCGCCGGCGGGTACGACGCGCTGTACCACAGCGTGAACTTCACCGGCCTCGCGGCGAAGACGAAGTACGTGTACCGCGTGGGCGACGGGTCGAACTGGAGCGAGTGGTTCCAGTTCGAGACGGCCGCGAAGGAGCCCGAGCCGTTCGGCTTCATTTACTTCGGCGACGCCCAGAACGGCATCCGCAGCCTGTGGTCGCGCGTGGCCCGCGGGGCGTACTCGGACATGCCGAAGGCGCGGTTCATCGTCCACGCCGGCGACCTGGTGGACGGCGGCAACAGCGACCAGCAGTGGGGCGAGTGGCACGCCGCGGCGGGGTGGATCAACGGCATGGTGCCGAGCGTGCCGGCCGCGGGGAACCACGAGTACACCGGCCCGAAGGGGCTCACGAACCACTGGCGGCCGCAGTTCACGCTCCCCGAGCACGGCCCGCCCGGCTTGCAGGAAAGCTGCTACGTCATCGACTACCAGGGCGTCCGCGTCGTCGTCCTGAACTCGAACGAGAAGCACGCCGAGCAGGCCGAGTGGCTCGAAGGCGTGCTCGCCGACAACCCGAATCGCTGGACCGTACTCGCGTTCCACCACCCCGTTTACTCACCCGCCAACCGCGACAACCCGACCGTCCGCGAGGCGTGGCGCAAGGTCATCGACGCGGCCCCCCGCGGCGTCGATCTCGTGTTGCAGGGCCACGACCACACCTACGGCCGCAGCGGGCTGATGCGCGAGGACAACACGCTGACCGGCTTCCAGGTGCAGGCGCTGCGCGGCACGGTGTACGTGGTGTCGGTGAGCGGCCCGAAGCTGTACACCGGGGGCGACGCGCCGTGGATGGTCCGCCGCGGCAACGGCGTGCAGCTGTACCAGCTCGTCCGCTTCGAGGGCGACGAACTCGTGTACGAGTCACGCACCGCCCGCGGCGACCTGTACGACGCCTTCACCCTGCAGAAGCGACCCGACGGCGGGAACGACCTGGTCGAGGGCGAGAACCCACCCGGCCCCGACGGACCGTCGGGGCCGTACGGCGCGGCGGTGGCGGCGACGGACGTCGGCCGCGCGGCGCCGCGCGACGGGTGGAGCGCGGCGGCCGCGGTCGTGATCCTGGCGCTGGTCGGGTTGGCGATCGGGTGGGCACTTCGTGCCCGCTGA